A region of the Labeo rohita strain BAU-BD-2019 chromosome 5, IGBB_LRoh.1.0, whole genome shotgun sequence genome:
TACTAAAGACTGAAAAATTAGCAATGAAAAAAGACATGGACAGTTTTTTTGTGGCTGACATTATTGCATATAGTTTCACTTACAGGCATAAAAGTTATGgcataaaagtatttaaaggtGTGCAGTAGTCAATTTACTGGTGTTTGTGTTACTTAAAAACTTGTCTTAACCCATTTTGTGCCTGTTAGTAGATTACATACACTTGACTATCATTGTCTTTGGTTGTTTGTGACCGTACATtaaatttgcaaagaaaaatgacaatattacattaattagtAAACAGCATTGTGTTAAAGATATTATAGAGCATTTTAGTTCTTGTTAAATACCTGCTGTCTTAACCAGTTCACAACTTTGTCGTCTGCATCTGAATTCTTCTGACACTTCAGTAATCCTGTATCCTCATAGAACAGATAGTCCACTGTGAGTATGTCTGTTCTGTTGACAAATTTGCTGCTGTCTAGGACCACTTTGTCTGGGTCAAACGTGTGATGAAGCACCACTAGAACAGTTAGCTTCTGAGTGTGTACAGAGTCTGTTCaagaagataaataaataataaattaatatttaataataaatatacggaatatatatttacatatggaGATATATATATGGAGATACCTGTGCAGCATTTTAATGCCGCTTCAATGTCAGATCCAACTCGAGAAACAATAGGGCAGAAAACCAAAATTATGTCAGTCTCGTCCACTGTGTGAACAACACTTAGATTTTCAATTCGGTTTTTCAGAATGGCAATAAATTCCTCGTGACACTGATCTGCCTTTCCAGCCAAAGTGACGAATACTTTGACCCCCTCTGGAAAATGAATTATTAAGTAAGACATACAAacgtacaaatatttttatacaaattgaatccaagataataataaaataactgttttaaaaatcaattgCATTCTCCAGGATGGTGTCCTGAAAGACCCCTTATTATGATCTGATAACTCACAACAGTCAAGAACGTAATATCCATGACTAAACAAAAGTTATAGTCTAAGGCCCCTCTGTAAGACACAGACTCACTTGTCTTAGGTTTGTCATCTGCCCTTTTCGGTCTTTTTGTCTGCACTGTCTCAGATTCACTTTCATCCTGTAGACACACAACAGTGGTGGTGAAATTCAGTCACATTatctagattaaaaaaaaataataatttaaaaagtaacaaatgtaATATCGGATTTACCTTTTCTGATTTGTGTGGCTTTTCTTGACCCTGACATTTTAGAGTCTTTTCCCTATTTTCATAGATCATCTTGTTAAATTCCTGCTGTATTAACCAGTTTTTAACTTTGACATCTGCATCTGAATTCCTCTGACACTTCAGTAATCCTGTATCCTCATTGAACAGATAGTCCACTGTGAGTATGTCTGTCCTGTTGACATATTTGCTGCTCTCTAGCACTGTTTTCTCTGGGTCAATTGTGGGATGAAGCACCACTAGAATAGCCAGCTTAGAGCCTGCTCAAAGAAATGGACAAacttattataaacaaaaacttattataaacaaaaacttccGTATATATATGTCTCATATATACTTCACacttaaaaatattctttaaaaaaaaaaaaaatgaactagcttcatttaaaaatagtgCAGTGAATTGTAACAACCTGTGTTGCCTTCAAATTGTTTAAGTGCTGCATCAATGTCAGTTCCAGCTCGAGAAACAAGAAGACACAAAATCAAAGCGAAGTCACTCTCGTCCACTGTTTTAACTTCCCTCAGATTCGGAATGTGGTTTTGCAGTGTGCCAATAAGGTTCTTGTGTACttcatgcaatgtatttttgtgtcCAGTATAAAAAGTGAACACTTTTACTTCCTCtgtaaaattcaaaaaaagggttatgttataaatatgcagttatatttcatacagtttaCTTAATTCTGTAGGATGTATCCTGATAGAagattagtttttttaatctataaccACCCCAAAATTTGCACATGATTAAGCTGTGTTGTTGCTGGCTACTAGGATACATACAATATCATCATAAAACCATGATTTCTCTGAAGATAGATCATAGCCATACACCAGATTATACTACACTTCAATATCACAACAGATAGACTgctgatatatttttactaattcaTCTGGATGAATCACAGCTCATAATATTTTTCATCACAATAACAATCTGTTAAtagtttatgaaaataatataaggTTCTTCAGTGACAGCACtctattcatttatattttaaaatgcaagctTATGAATTACAGTAcatcttaataaaataaagcttattCAATTACTTCTTCATGCCAAGCAGTTGTatgttctgaaatattttttgtagtatttatgACTTAACAAGCAGTTATTGTGGGAAGTCATTCGTAAGACACAGACTCACTTGTCTTTCTCTGCATTATTGTCTGCACTGACTTCGGTTCACTTTTATCCTGTAGACACACAACAGCTGTGGTGATATTCAGTCACattatctaaattaaaaaataaaaagcaacttAAATGTAATATCCGATTTaccttttttgatttttgtgaCTCTCCTTGACCCTGATATTTCTGAGTCATTTTTGAGTCAACTTTGTTAAACACTTGCTTTAACCAGTTCTTAACTTTGTTGTCTGCATCTGAATTCCTCTGACACTTCAGTAATCCTGTATCCTCATTGAACAGATAGTCCACTGTGAGTATGTCTGTCGTGTTGACATATTTGCTGCTGTCTAGCACTGTTTTCTCTGGGTCAATTGTGGGATGAAGCACCACTAGAACAGCCAGCTTAGAGCCTGCTCAAGGAAATAGGCAAActtattataaacaaattaatctCATATCCTTATGATTAATATATACTTCACActtaaaaatattcttaaaaaaacaacatgaacatagctagattcatttaaaaatagtgCAGTGAACTGTAACAACCTGTGTTGCCTTCAAATTGTTTAAGTGCTGCATCAATGTCAGTTCCAGCTCGAGAAACAAGAAGACACAAAATCAAAGCGAAGTCACTCTCGTCCACTGTTTTAACTTCTCTCAGATTCGGAATGTGGTTTCGCAGAGTGCCAATAAGGTTCTTGTGTACttcatgcaatgtattgttgtttCCAGTAAAAAAAGTGAACACTTTTACTTCCTCtgcaaaattcaaaaacaaagaaaaaaaagggttATGTTATAAATGTGCAGTTATATTTCATACAATATACAATTTTGATAATTTACTTCATTCTGTAGGATGTATCCTGATAGAAGATTAGTCTTTAATCTATTACACCGCCCCCCTTATGGTGGCTgccataaaacataaaaagtttttgtaaagcagtggttcccaaccacgttcctggaggccccccaacactgcacattttgcgtctctcctttgtctgacacacccatttcagttcttggagtctctactaatgagatgtggtgtgtttgattaaggagacatggacaacatgcagtgttggggggggGGCTCCAGGAACATGGTTGGTTTTGAGCACCAGCAAATCTGTCTGTGTCTGGCAGCATATGCCTTGCATTCATGCTAAAGACTGACAAGTGAATACTGtgtgtgaaataataaaattatgtgtGTTTTCTTATCTTTTTGTGGACAAAATCCCCTGAACTTCacctttttaaaatccataaaattaaatagtgaaaattacatggctagtgtcatagaatagcatagttaaataatagcggggcagattgtaatgcagtgttacaactttccccatcagcgcaactggaatataaaagtggttagtgtcttctgctggCTTGCCAAGCAAtaataaactatctaaactgataGACAGATTggcgattaaaataatagcagatttgtctccttttaaatgaatactaaaaactgacaacatttttttacttcagccaaaaatgtacttttactatggtaaaataaatattcagcgatatcaTCAAAAGGCCTTTGAATTCTCTGTAGAGTGTTACTATGGTAACTAGTAAATACCCTAAAGttggttatgctagcatgtgtggaaatatttaaaccatgtgtgttacaattaaccccacgttagtttgtgccccgtGCACCCCtacatgatgtaactacagaagagtcaagttttaaaataggaaaaatatcaaaactctttggtcatttttgagtgagatgatAACGGCCTAAttagattcaatgatctatgctaagctatcgCCAGACCTGGAGATCATCTGAATGGAATAGAAAATGATAAAACTCAACTGTtcaactctaggggagttgtaAAATTagcttattttcaaaaaagtggagtgttcctttaatgttACATTATCAGTtcagaaaatatgttaatttgactaTAAACACCAGGGGCCAGAAATGTAAAGTATTGTTCAGACGAGACTTCCATGttgaggaaaaaggtggatacacaCAATATCATCATAACGTCATATTTCATGTGTTCTGTAATCAAGAGAGTCATATGATGTAGACGTATGATTTCTTGGGCAAAACAATGGTTTGTTTCTTTAAGGTGCCCTTTGTCTTTCACATTGACTTTAACAGATgaaaaagaagtttcttctgtcTGTACTGATCTTTGAAAAACATCCTACCAAAAAAGATCCTAAACTCTTAACAAAACTCACCTGCCATTAATGCAGAATTTTCCATTTTCTTGTCATCAGTCTGTTCTGGGGCAGTCTGCTTTAAAGAAGGATTCATGTTTGATGGTGTGAGTGAAATACAACACATGACAGCACTGCAATTATTATACTTGTTTACACTGATGTGTCAATGGATCACTTTTGGCTGAAGCTGTCAGTAAATTGTGCTTGATATTACTTTCTAAAAACtaacattacattacaattaaaaatatattccttGATTGGATTATACAGTatagagagtgtgtgtgtattgtgcaTAGAGTAGTATATGCTGTTGTTTAATATTGTCAAAATCTCTAGCTGTGTAGTTATCTCTCTAAATCTTGAATAGatgattaaaattatttgtttgaaGTCAGCATGAGACAGAAGTTTGGAATCTTAGAATTTTACATTCAACATAAAGTAAAAGTTCTCTCACCGTTTCAATTGATTTTTGAAGCATTTCAGCACCGTCAGGCCCCGTTAATGCTATTGGGAAACAAAGACCAAGTGCTGAGTTTTGAATAGCAAgcataactaaaaaaataatttcacaacAAATATATAAACCAAATTTATTTTTCCCTAATAACATTACTTTAAAACACTTACAGTAAGAGTAATCAGAAAAATGTGGAAAAGATCCAGTCAACAATACTCATAATACTGATAATGAGGAAACTATGGGACTGAAATTGCACAATattcaaaaaacacaaataaagagcTGTGGGCtaaccttttttgtaaagctaCGGTATCATCTGTTCTTCCATATAGAGACACACACATTTGagtatatatgaaaaaaatgagtAACTTTAAAGGAACTCACTATTGCATGGAGTTGCCATTTTCTCTCCTAAATGGGGCAAAAGACTCAGTAAGAAAAGAATTTCAACATCACCTCATCACTAACAACACACTTAATTCTTACAAGACTGTACTGTTCAGACGGAATGATTTTAATTGGAATATCAAAAACGTGTACATGTAAACGTGGCTACTGCTGAGGGATGAACAAGTAGTGGTACAATCAGTCTTATACCACTACTTAGGCATAGCCTACAATGCTTTTACAAAACTTTGATCCAACCAAAAGTAGTTCTGTACCATATACACCAAATCTCCTTACAGTGGCCCATGGGTGTCTTGTTCCAATGACACATAGTTTAAAATAGTTACTTGAAAGGGACCTATTAtgcttttcaaaattatttcacCATTCCTTTAGTGTTTaatatagcttttattttattcattattttaattaatttaatttagtattaaaatagCATGTAAATAAAATCCATGCCAAATGAAGATCGCCTCTAACACCTCATTTGCTCCTGCTGTCTGttaatggtgtgtgtgtgtgtgtgtgtgtgtgtgtgtgtgtgtgtgtgtgtgtgtgtgtacttggatggctgaaatgcagagcacaaattccgagtatggaaCTCACTTTCACTTTCTATTCCTGCCTTTAGTTTCAGTGCATGTCAGCATGTAACACATTTACGTTATACCCGTTgcatttataacattaaaaccacaaacttttgttgtgttttcaccCTTTTTCTAATGACTGTTTGTAGCTCTCTTCACGACAACACAGACACAGGCTGGTTCTTTAAAACTGGCGTTTTATTCTTGGGTTTGTCTTCTATGTCTTTTGCGCCTTTGACGTCTTAACGCCTTAATGCCACAAAGCCGTAAGAACTATATTCGGTAATGAGCGTAGTACAAACACATCAGAAATTACACAACACACAGTCGTCCAAAACATTGAACATGTGAAACAAATACCTCGTTGTTGCCCGTCATTATTGGATAGGATTTTTTGCCCTTCTGCGATTTCGATATGCTACACGTAGAGACCACAGTCCGAAAAGGGATCTTTTTGGGCAGCCTGACCGTTCCGAATGTATTTTAGAACTGTCACACCCGTTGGTGAAACGCAAGGACAATTAAATTTATGTACGGTAGCCTAAGTGTTACCTTGCAGATTTCGGTTAGGATGTATGCATGGACCTCACTTACCTTTCTTCTTTATGTATCCTGTCTCAGCTAAAGTGCAACGCAGAACTGACCAGAATAACCCCTCAGACTGATCTGATGTCAGATGAAAAAtcctttcactttcaatttctcTGTAACTGCAGAGACTCCCACGCCCTGTTTATTTGGGGTGTTTGGATTTCGACCAAATAAAAATAGTCCCCCTGCAGTCACTAATTTTATCCCTTAAACTCATctttaatgattaaaattacgtatttatttatttagccattaaaataattactttacatcttaaaatagcTTGAATGTATTAAACTTGCACTGCAGGTTTCACACATTTTACCATTACACCACATTTACTGAGATTGTAGAGGAAAGGCACAGTAAAGTATCAATACATTCCACaaatgaaatcatttaaatgGACATCACCACAGAAATACCCATTTCACATTATGTTTCCTACAGAAATATAACTTTGTATATTATCCCTGTCATcctaattctattttttttttttttttttttttttttttttttgagaatctCTTAATGCAATAGACACTGAGAACAATGTGGTAGGTGATGAGCCATAAGGACAATAGCTTGACTATAAC
Encoded here:
- the LOC127164691 gene encoding uncharacterized protein LOC127164691, which codes for MATPCNTLTGPDGAEMLQKSIETTAPEQTDDKKMENSALMAEEVKVFTFFTGNNNTLHEVHKNLIGTLRNHIPNLREVKTVDESDFALILCLLVSRAGTDIDAALKQFEGNTGSKLAVLVVLHPTIDPEKTVLDSSKYVNTTDILTVDYLFNEDTGLLKCQRNSDADNKVKNWLKQVFNKVDSKMTQKYQGQGESQKSKKDKSEPKSVQTIMQRKTKEVKVFTFYTGHKNTLHEVHKNLIGTLQNHIPNLREVKTVDESDFALILCLLVSRAGTDIDAALKQFEGNTGSKLAILVVLHPTIDPEKTVLESSKYVNRTDILTVDYLFNEDTGLLKCQRNSDADVKVKNWLIQQEFNKMIYENREKTLKCQGQEKPHKSEKDESESETVQTKRPKRADDKPKTKGVKVFVTLAGKADQCHEEFIAILKNRIENLSVVHTVDETDIILVFCPIVSRVGSDIEAALKCCTDSVHTQKLTVLVVLHHTFDPDKVVLDSSKFVNRTDILTVDYLFYEDTGLLKCQKNSDADDKVVNWLRQQEKKLEASRENKQQMTSTSSHPVKYFVSVTGDAQEHHVHFIKALQEGMNLQVSTEQESDVILLFCPDISGCHMRTDRPVVLISRHQTLDSDNLKRRTVIPVSYIFLEGEGHFDCQLNKDEISAVSRQLQEKKEQASINLNTEHPSPPVSPVFTSSHTVRYFTNLTKDAKNFLRCIDATENQICLNEVTSVEDSDVILLFCPDISDCNKRTDKPVVLIFLHKTVSSDSVPSSNEFVNKRRILPLDLVYVEGEELPNCKINRYELSAFLEFLSAKIIKEK